The Erinaceus europaeus chromosome 11, mEriEur2.1, whole genome shotgun sequence DNA window ATAAGGAAAACTTATATAGCACGCTACATGGTGAAAAGAGCAGAGGGCAAAAGTAAAGGAATTTGAAGAGAATAGAAAATGCAAGcaggaggtctgggaggtggcttagtatATTAAGCattgaaccctcaagcatgaagtctcaagGTCAGTCCTTGGCATTATATAtagcagagtgatgccctggttctccttctctcacaaacctctctttctttctttctttctttctttctttctttctttctttctttctttctttattccttcctttctcgctctcttctctttttaaaattttttaattaattaactaattaattaatttccttttgttggccttgttgttttattattgtagttattattgatgttgttgttgttggataggacagagagaaatggagagaggaggggaagacgggggtggggggagaaagatagacacctgcagacctgcttcaccgtctgtgaagtgactcccctgtaggtggggagccaggggctcgaaccgggatccttacactcgtccttgtgctttgcgccacgtgcatttaacccactgcgctaacgcccgactctcttctcttctctcttcaattctcctcttttctctatttttctttaaagaaaatataggaggagagaaatagcaTAAAGTTATGCAAATaggctctcaggcctgaggctccaaggccccaggttcaatccttcacaccaccataagccagagctgagcagggttctggtaaaaataaacaagaagaaaaaagagagaaaggaaggagggagggaaggagggaagggaggaagggaagagggagggagctaaggaaagaaggaaggaaggaaggaaggaaggagggagggaaggagggaagggaggaagtgaAGAGGGAGGGagctaaggaaagaaggaaggaaggaaggaaggaaggaagaaagaaaaggaaagaaagaaagaaagaaagaaaagggaatgaaAGCAGGAAAAGAGGTATGTTATctgtgaggctcaggcaaaaattagtagagtcacaggccccttggaacacacctaaagtagacctactagctttttcaaaatggagaccctaaatctcatttgctatattcttacctttaagttcctgattattaaacaatttgttctgctttacatcttaatgcttttcagccaccaagttgcagatgctaccctgatgccaacctgacttccctgggaagacaacatcACCAACgtaccctggaactccacctccccagagccctgctccaccagggaaagacagaaacaggctgggaatatggatcaacctgccaatgcccatgtccagcagagaagcaattaaaaaaccagaccttccaccttccgcaccccataatgattctgggtccatgctcccagagggatgaaaaataggaaagcttccaatagaggggatgggatgggacatggagctctgggggtgggaactgtacccctcttgtcctatggtgttgtcaatcataattaaatcaataaaaaaaattaaaaagaaatggtatttctttctttcctttctcttattattatttttttgtcccaccagggttattgctggggcttagtgcccacACTGCTTCCAGTAGccactctttctttcctcccttctttctttctttcttctttctttctttctttcttcactttacttgataggacacagaggttgaaggggaggaaggggaaagggaggaaggaagagagagggggaaagggaggaccgcagagagagagagagagagagagagagggagagagttagtGGGTGAGTCATATGTAAGACCATGAGGTTGCATCAGATGAGGAAAGGTCAGCTCAAGTTCAGAGCTTGGGAAATgaggagagaggtaaagaggtaCAGGTACTGGAGATACAGAGTGAAtaggcagaaggtagaaggaaaaccaaaacagaaacaagaaatTTTATAAGTCAAAGTGAAGAATGTTTTCCAAAGTGGTAGGGTTGGTCAGTCATCTCAAGTGTAAGTAATAAGGAAGATAAAGATTGAAAATTGAGATTTTTTAATGACTCAGATTATGTCAcatcaaaaaagcaaaattaCCGTGAAAATGGAAAACAGCAAAGGAGAGATTTCATAATGGGAGAAAGCAGTACTATTTGCTCCTCCTTACTGAAGATTAGTTATATAAAGTCACTATAAAGATTTACACTtttgggccgggtggtagtgcagtggtttaagcacacatggagggaAACACAAgaacagcagaaggatcctggttcaaggcccagtctccccacctgcaggaggtcccttcacaagtgttgaaacaagtctgcaggtgtctatcttccaccccacccctcacctccctcttcccatcctctcttgatttttctctgtcctatccaataacaatgacagcaacaataacaacatcgataaacgacaagggcaacaaaagggaaaaaatagcctccaggagcagtggatttgagccctagcaataaccctggaggcaaaaaaagaaagaaaagaaaagaaaacgatTTACACTTTCAAAACTATGTTTCATAGCCTGAAAAAGACAAGTGTAAAATGATGCCAAactgggaggtgggtggtagcgcagcgggttaagcgcacgtggtgcgaagcacaaagactggtgtaaggatcccggttcgagcccccagctccccacctgcagggggttgccttcacaggcggtgaagcaggtctgcaggtgtctgtctttctctccccctctctgccttccccttctctctccatttctctctgtcctagccaacaaggacgacatcaataactacaacaataaaaaaaaacaagggcaacaaaaggtaattaataaataaatattaaaaaaaaagaaaatctctaaacTAAGAAAAGCATAATGTGATTTTTAATAGTCTACTTAAAAACTGTGCACCATGTGGTCTTGGagttggtgcagtagataaagcattggattctcaagcatgaggtcccaagttcaaatcctggcagcacatgtaccagagtgatatctggttctttctctctcctcctatctttctcattaataaataaattcttttaataaaaaaaaactgtgcacCAAAATTATCCCGAAGAACAGCCAATCACATTTCTTTTCATGATACACACATTAAAATGGCAAACAATTTTTTGTTGGGAGAATATGTTATCTTCTTTGAGAAATTCTTGTTTGGAAAGAATGATGTGATGCtaagtgttttgtttttggctCCCTACTATCTCCATGTGTCAGAAATGAGAGTAAATATTAGGAAGAGAATAGTTAAGTATCAGTTGAAGTATGACCCAGTAGGCAGGAAGTCATAGGCTGAAAAAGTATCCGTGCAGGTTTTGAATGTCaacttgaaagtaaaaaaaaaaaaaagtgtgtggatGCATTAAAAACATCAAGGAGCTTTTTTGAAACCTAAAATCACAGTCAAGGTTAATTTAGTAACAATATAATTTAATAATCTTGATATTGAAATGGTATGCTGGGCCTTATTGTTTTAATTCTGATGGTTCTAATCACTAAGTTAATAAGGATACCCACTGCGGCGCCCCAACACGATTGCCAGGGAGCAtaacagggtcatctcctctggacctacattcagacttcaaggaagctgggcaagaAGACGAAAATGGGTCGACACATTCTctccccgttattgctacaaataattatactgtcacaattgattaatagtgctttagCAGTGCCtgatgggaatggagagtcagaagcaccccctctctcttacacaggggcatatttgaaagttacattatgaaagtggggaaggtgggtcaacatagacagacaaaaaaaagtcatgttattacctgcccctcaaagaaaaaatacagagattgaggcctcccaggtacaagttgatgtattaaaacaaaaaaagattaatagttaaactgtaccagacctagatgagcagtggtccacgactagacaaagatctgtatgccccccatagaagattaatgataaaaATAGCCCTccacaaaagtcaaaaacaattctgggtatgacctcccctgagaacagggtgatactaagtattgtaccattctttacagttataggggagtaacatgtagcctgccaaagccacaagactatgatgcttattgctacttctttATAAGCTAGTTGCTTAGGCAACctaaatgtaacctgaaaaaagtataaaagctaatgcagtctcactattaaaatgagtccagattcaccctccaatagagagTGGTGTCTACctgttctccctcgcgccgactcctgacccactgggaaggttgccttcaagacccctgaccctcctgctgctcatccattGTGGTGGTCTGCGACAACCCACCTCCCCAAAATTCTGATTTATTTGGGATGGGGTgaatttgggctttttttttttttccaagcaatCCATATAACTGTACTACTAGCAAAGGCTAACAATCATTACAACCCTTGTTCTAAGTCAGTATTTCCTAAAgtgttgccaaaaaaaaaaaaaaaaaaaaaaatcacctgtgtTGGAACTATATGGGTTCTTATTTAAAATATAGGTCCTGAGGGTTTTGTTCCAGAGGCCACAAAATCTACACTTTATAGAGCTACCTCTGcatacctggggcctcagaggccCACCATCACCATATGACaaacttgagcagtgctctggtctctatctcataaaaataatttaatacatAACTAACTCTTTGGGaaaaaaatctacttttttttttttttgagagagagactgactaagACATTGCTCTATCACATACAGTGCCAGAAATTGAATTTGGGGTCCCCCAACCTCCCCCTGCAAGAAATGCACTCTATTTTCTGGGCAACCTCCCTAGACCAAgccaaaaaatcattttaaactaCCATGTCTAATGATTAAAAAGTAAACTttgagtggccaggtggtggcaaacctggttgagcacatatgttacaatgtgcagggatccaggttcaggcccctggcccccacctgcaggaggaaagcttctcaagtggtaaagcagtgctgcagatgtctctctgcctctattcctctcttcctctctatctcccccttcctctcaatttctggctgtctctatcaaataaaaatatatataattaaaaaaataatagtttgaGAAAAAATGCTCAAAACATGTCTGACCTTAATATAAGTAATAACTTGAATTGGTTTACaactgatatacatatatatattttcttttcttcttgacctccagggttattgctggggcttggtccctgcactatgagtccactgctcctggaggccattttcctcattttttttgccctgttacccttgttgttgttattattattattgtcattgctattgttgttggtgttggataggacagagagaaatctagggaggaggggagacagaaatggggaaagatagatacctgcagacccgcttcactgcccgtgaagcaatcCCTcttgatagaaacagactgaCTTCTATCACATTTATTGTTACTAAtcatggagattcacagttgtgtCTGGCATAATTCACCACAACAGTTTACCTATACACAAACCACTGAGATCACCTGCACTTATCATATATACAGGCAACCTGGGACTGCAGGTCTAACTCACTCCTGGAAATACTTGGCTTACCAAACCAAATGTCACACACAGACCTACAGAGCAAGGGAGAACCTCAGAAATGGCTATTCTTTGTTTACTATCTTCTTCTTTCAATTATAGAATAAACATACCTGAATTGATCCCAGAGCCCCAATTGCTACTTCAGGTGGCAAGATCACTGGCTTGGCATAGGTACCACCAATctagacaaattaaaaaaaaaaatttagcttttgaggaaaaaaatggcaaatgaaaaattactttttaaattgacATGTGATTAGTAACTTGAGGCTATGGTCTATAAATGTGAACATGACTGTTTGACTATTACTCACGGATCCAATATTGGAAAGAGTAAATGTTCCTCCTGTAAGATCAGTGGTACCAAGCTGGCCAACAGACCCCAACTTCTGCAGGCGGTTCAGTTCAGAAGCGATCTCAAATACAGAGCAGATCTGAACATTTTTCACATTAGGGACAATCAATCCCTGCTCAGTATCCATTGCTATGCCAATGTTATGAGAAgcctaaatgaaagaaagagaaagagttagaaaggacaagagaaattaaaacataagtttttttttcataaacaagGAATAACCAATATTCACTGCCTTAGAGAAAACTATCAGAATAAGTTTCAGCAAATTTCAGGGCCAGAGCACAGTATCTATGTGTCCacgttggcaaaatagctcacctggatagcttTGTCATGGgcttgatccaggtttgagcctcgttCTCATGACacaggaagaagctttggtgttgtagtgtcttatcctctccttatttctctctctgtctgttgtattttctctctctctgtctgacaaattcagcctagagcagtgaagccctgatgatggcaaaagcaaaacaaaacaaggatctggggccaggaggtggcgcacctggttaagcgcacacattacagtgcacaaggtcccaggttcaagtccctggtccctgcctgtagggggaaagcttcacaagtggtgaagtaaggctacagatgtctctctgtcttccactcctctcaatctctcaatttctctgtctctatccaaaaaacaaaaaaaacaaggatcTGTATGCCGGAGCCACCAAAGATCACAGGttcccatccccagcaccaccataaaacaatgctaagcagtactctgctctctcccataaaaataaatattaaaaaaaaaataaagagatttcTTGAAGGATCAGGAAATAGATCAGATAGAAAAGTGCTGCACATTTTGCCATtaccaaggatctgggttcaaacctctagcCACTATATGGGAACACCAGGCAAAGAGGAAGCATCTTGGACAATGGAGCCTGTGGTTTCtctgctttgctctctctctcttgccctcccatcttcctttcctctttatttcccatCCTCAATGTAAAAATTgaggcagccagaaactgagagggtagggggagacggaaagggagagagacaaagagacaccttcagcactgcttcacccctcacaaagctttccccctgcaggtggggaccggggacttgaacctgggtcctttcacgctgtaacgtgcactcaaccaggtgtgtcaccacctggccccctggcatagactttctttaaaaaaaaaaaaaaacaatatttgcTGACACTTGGAAAATTTGTTTTATGGAAAGAACACAGTAGCATGCAAAGATACATATAGATACTGTTCTTATTTTTGTTAAGTCTGAGATAAGTCTGAGAAACTATACGCATTTAGAGCTAGGACGGTGGCTCCGTAATAGAAGTACCATATGAGAATAGCAAGGACAAAACTATTGCAACTACATGAATAGTGGAGTGGTATTTTGGTTTCATTCTATATTAAAAAACCACTaatactggggccaggtagtggtgcatctggttgagcatgtaTGTGATAAAGCGCATACACATATGCAGCCCAGGGTTCAGAGCATTGAAAAGGACAATAGCTAGATAAACGGTAACAAAGCCACATTTATTGACAGGCAATTGTGTccatgataaataaaattaaaaaggaaaagtaacTAGGGGACCAGGCAACAGCTCACCTGCAGAGCACATACTTTGCCAAGTgtgagaacccaggctcaagcccctagccACCACCCAGGAATAACTAACTACACAGGgtaaaagcttcagaagcagtgttgtggtatctcttttttttttttcttttttaaaaaatatttatttatttatttatttccttttgttgcccttgttgttttattgttgtagtcattattgttgttgttattgatgtcattattggataggatagaaagaaatggagagaggagggagtcgggcggtggcgcagtgggtgcgcacgtggcgcaaagcacagggaccggtgtaaggatcctggttcaagcccccggctccccacctgcaggggagtcgcttcacaggcagtgaagcaggtctgcaggtgtctttctctcccctctctctctgtcttcccctcctctctccatttctctctgtcctatccaacaacaaagcaacatcaacaatggcaataataaccgcaacgaggctgcaacaactagggcaacaaaaagggggaaaaatggcctccaggagcggtggattcatggtgcaggcaccgagcccagcaataaccctggaggaaaaaaaaaaaaaaagaaatggagagaggaggggaagacagagaggggaagagaaagacagacacttgcagacctgcttcactgcctgtgaagcgactcccctgcaggtggggacccgggggcttgaactgggatccttaagctggtccttgcactttgcgccacctgtgtttaacctgctgcgctaccgcccgactcctagctcattttttttctttaaaaaaaaaatatatatatatatatgtatatatatatgtatatatacacatacatatatattcttttttaatgaaagagagaaagaaatacacagaaagagagaccacagatttctcagctatAGCTTATAGtgatatggggattgaacctgagactttggagcctcaagcatgaaagtctttttgtagaactATGATGCTGTCTCTCAGAACCTAAACTCATTCTTGTATTatctattatatatttataagaaAGGTAAGTAAAGACTGGCATCTCCTAATCTCCCAAAGAGCTCTTAGTCTTAATTATCTTAACTGAATAACACTGGTTTATAACATTACATAGGTTTTCAAATATATAGCCTTATAACTCAGTTCCTAGTGTTCTAAAAATttaattattcacttatttaataagagagagagagagacaaggaggaggaggaggaggagaagaagaaagaggaagaccagagctttggtgccagggttcaaactcagggcGTCATGCATATAAATCATGCATGctacccactgagtcacctccctggtcaTAAGATCTGAATCTTAATATACTTTTACTCCAAAGAAATGTCAAATTCTCATTAATTTTCTCATTTAAATTATTCTTGTTTAAAAAATGCATGACTTTGGAGACAGGATGTAGCTGAGTGGTAAAACACATGCCCACATGTAtaaaggtcctaggtttgattccTGCCATGCTCTTCCTCAGAAGAAAAATTGTAGAGACTTAATGTAGAGAtgaagagaatttcttttttttatttaattttttaatatttatttattttcccttttgttgtccttgttttttattgttgttgtagttcttattattattgatgtctgttgttggataggacagagagaaatggagagaggaggggaagacagagaggggagagaaagatagacacctgcagacctgcttcactgcttgtgaagtgactcccctgcaggtggggagtcgggggctcgaactgggatccttatgctggtccttgcactttgtgccacctgtgcttaacccgctgcgctaccacccaactcacaaatttctttttaaggTAGGATGGGCAACAGAATACATTGCCTCATGGCATTATATTTCTACTCAtgtaaaccaaaaataaaaaggacttaATTAAAAATAACTGTCTGCATATCTGAAGAATATTAATTAGTGAAATAAACAATAACAAACTATATATCAGTATAATGTTTTATCCAGTGTTCTCATCTGAAGAGGTATTTGAGATACAATAGAAGGCTCCCTGACAACCATATTTGTTTTAGCTCCTATTTGTAAAACAAACATTTGCACAATACATAGCCAACCTTATATGTTATGTTCTGGCAGTTTTCATCCACAGAAGCATTAAGAATAGGAAACTGCAGTAGTCCCAAGGAAGCAGCCTGTTTAACAGAAAGAGAATGCAACTTTAGCATGTCTAACTCAGAAAGCATATATAATTTGAATCTATTAAAAACtgcaaagaaaggagggaggcaaTACTTAGTCTATGCTGAGTTTTCTGTCCAGTTTCCATGTGCCTGGGCACTCCTGATGTGACCTTCAAGCAAGGTGGAACTATACTGCCCAAATCAtttaagaatgaaagaaagagagggctgggtggttgtgcacctaaCTGATTGCACATGTCATCAAGTGTaagtacccaggtttgattccccactccccacctgcaggaaggagtcGTCACTAAAGTGATCCTTTCAGAACTCATGTTTTACCTAAATGGCAAGATAATCCTCAATGAGATGAAAGAGATAAGGAGATTACATTTTACAAAGAAATTCCAATTTTATAATTCCCAACAAAATAGTGTACCTGTACAATTTTCTGACTTTGTGATACAGCaaaaagtaatatttttattCAAACCTAGCATTATCCATTGCATGTTTGCAGTGTTCTACACAAGCCTTGTTAGAAATGAAAGGAACTTCACCTTTAAGAAGAAAGGCATAAAGGATAATTTGACTCCACGAGCTAAAGCGATGGGTTTTAATTCTTCTCGTAGCTTAACCAGTTCAGTAATGTCAACTTCATCACAGTACCCAAAATGAGGTATCTTCAGGGCTGCAGACATGGTTTTGACCATTGCTTTGTGAAAgcctgaaaaagaaaacatagatccatatttttaaaagactagagTCTATATGGATCTATATTTTTAGTACAACCAAAAACTTCTCTACTattgttttttccccctcaaattaTTCAATTTAGAGTTACCATCTTCAGCACATAATTTGAAAATCACTAGTACCAGTGATAAAGAATTGAGTAgcatatgcttagcaaaataagtaaagaaatgaaaagagccATCCCTCCCATTTGGTGCCTCTTCCTGCTTGCCCTTCACCAGGttgtcttcaccttctctcccATCTTTCCCCCAGATCCAATGAAGCCATTTCCCCGGGACCTGCACCACCTATATCAGTCTGTACACTGGTAAACTAAGTTAAAGACTCATGGCTCTCTGCCACATGACTAGCTGGCCTTTGCCCCTTTGCTTATTTTACTGCCATGGTTTTACTTACCTAAATAAACCCACAATGTAATAAacttcagaaaaggaaaaaaaagtgaaggaatcATATGTGGAATCAGttctctagagaactgatacacgtgaacttggaaaaaaagaaagaaagaaagaaagaaaaccgtTTCAATGACTTTGTGAGAATCATGGTGGCTATCTTTAGgataggtgggagggtggggacacagaagtttggtggtgggtgcagtctGGAACTAtgtcctataatcttacaatctcctAATTATTAACCacacataaaaaatttaaaaaaataaaaaagaaaattaacagcaCAAATTAAAATTTTCCTTAAAAACTGATTattaccctaaaaaaaaaaaaatcacaagctaAATTTATAGACTTTCTCTTCAGCAAAAATGTTGTATACGTGGGCCTTCTGAGCAGTTTCCCCCAAAGAAAATTATACTATTATCTTACATTACTGTACATTTACCTTTTATAGGTTCTGTTCTGTCTTTGCCTGTAAATACTGTAGGTTTTGAAACTGGCATGGGAATGGTCTTGTCTtttggtggaggtggaggtggcatAATCTCAGCTTTTGGTGAAGGAGGTAATATCGCTCCTGTCTGCTTTTCCAAATAGTTGAGAATATCTTCTTTCAGTATTCTTCCATCTTTCCCTGAGCCAACAACTTCACTTagtttaatctaaaaaaaaaaaaaaaagacatatttttaatactaaaaataagtaagtccATCACTAGGGTCTCTAAATGGACCTTCATAACTTAGAAGTAAAACAGTAGTTTCTTAATAAATGAATGTAAGAAAATAAGATTTTCACTACTTAGAAAGGTCTTTACTGCCCCTCTCCActtttttttgtgattaataggggTTGCAaggtgttggtatgttcccttcccccaacctctgagaagaattggtttgccccttgctagtttcgcaccc harbors:
- the DBT gene encoding lipoamide acyltransferase component of branched-chain alpha-keto acid dehydrogenase complex, mitochondrial isoform X3 is translated as MENNIKLSEVVGSGKDGRILKEDILNYLEKQTGAILPPSPKAEIMPPPPPPKDKTIPMPVSKPTVFTGKDRTEPIKGFHKAMVKTMSAALKIPHFGYCDEVDITELVKLREELKPIALARGVKLSFMPFFLKAASLGLLQFPILNASVDENCQNITYKASHNIGIAMDTEQGLIVPNVKNVQICSVFEIASELNRLQKLGSVGQLGTTDLTGGTFTLSNIGSIGGTYAKPVILPPEVAIGALGSIQALPRFNQKGEVYKAQIMNVSWSADHRIIDGATMSRFSNLWKSYLENPAVMLLDMK
- the DBT gene encoding lipoamide acyltransferase component of branched-chain alpha-keto acid dehydrogenase complex, mitochondrial isoform X2 translates to MLEEIGEAEETFGTWEEIPHNSPDSEEDVVETPAVSHDEHTHQEIKGQKTLATPAVRRLAMENNIKLSEVVGSGKDGRILKEDILNYLEKQTGAILPPSPKAEIMPPPPPPKDKTIPMPVSKPTVFTGKDRTEPIKGFHKAMVKTMSAALKIPHFGYCDEVDITELVKLREELKPIALARGVKLSFMPFFLKAASLGLLQFPILNASVDENCQNITYKASHNIGIAMDTEQGLIVPNVKNVQICSVFEIASELNRLQKLGSVGQLGTTDLTGGTFTLSNIGSIGGTYAKPVILPPEVAIGALGSIQALPRFNQKGEVYKAQIMNVSWSADHRIIDGATMSRFSNLWKSYLENPAVMLLDMK
- the DBT gene encoding lipoamide acyltransferase component of branched-chain alpha-keto acid dehydrogenase complex, mitochondrial isoform X1, with amino-acid sequence MAAVRVLRTWSQNAGRLIYIRYFHTCNSVHVLKPKYVCFFGNPSFKYSHPHQLLKTTAALQGQIVQFKLSDIGEGIREVTVKEWYVKEGDTVSQFDSICEVQSDKASVTITSRYDGVIKKLYYNLDDIAYVGKPLVDIETEALKDSEEDVVETPAVSHDEHTHQEIKGQKTLATPAVRRLAMENNIKLSEVVGSGKDGRILKEDILNYLEKQTGAILPPSPKAEIMPPPPPPKDKTIPMPVSKPTVFTGKDRTEPIKGFHKAMVKTMSAALKIPHFGYCDEVDITELVKLREELKPIALARGVKLSFMPFFLKAASLGLLQFPILNASVDENCQNITYKASHNIGIAMDTEQGLIVPNVKNVQICSVFEIASELNRLQKLGSVGQLGTTDLTGGTFTLSNIGSIGGTYAKPVILPPEVAIGALGSIQALPRFNQKGEVYKAQIMNVSWSADHRIIDGATMSRFSNLWKSYLENPAVMLLDMK